The proteins below are encoded in one region of Cyclopterus lumpus isolate fCycLum1 chromosome 8, fCycLum1.pri, whole genome shotgun sequence:
- the lrrc4ba gene encoding leucine-rich repeat-containing protein 4B has product MRLATLTCLPGPSPFLFLLAQLLLRLLLPGPELVGAASSCPSLCTCSNQASRVICTRQNLEDVPESISVNTRYLNLQENSIQVIKSDTFKHLRHLEILQLSKNHIRQIEVGAFNGLPNLNTLELFDNRLTLVPSHAFEYLSKLRELWLRNNPIETLPGYAFHRVPSLRRLDLGELKKLDFISDAAFVGLINLRYLNLGMCGLKDIPKLTALVRLEELELSGNKLEIIRPGSFQGLVSLRKLWLMHSQVSVIERNAFDDLKSLEELNLSHNSLHSLPHDLFTPLHQLERVHLNHNPWICNCDVLWLSWWLKETVPSNTTCCARCHAPPFLKGKYIGELDQSHFTCYAPVIVEPPTDLNVTEGMAAELKCRTSTSTTSVNWITPNGTLMTHGSYKVRISVLHDGTLNFTNVTLRDTGQYTCMVTNAAGNTTATAVLNVTAADSSVNYTYFTTVTVETVETPGEEDSALVAINETFIRVHPGPTPSGHLWPEGGPTTASSLSVSWTSSSPRATRPTFTVPITEPGFSGLDDVMKTTKIIIGCFVAITFMAAVMLVVFYKLRKQHQLHKHHGPARAIEIINVEDELGAGASGRGSGISGGSTVTQSGSSGIGGGQSLRLHHPEIVNLPNLARSEHLNHYYKTHHFNNNMMSLGMGTGSGVGLNNNNNPSSCSQSQNTSMSCSQVPTSGGMATGGTLSSSVPLPQLGLHSSLKGLMGKSQKEPLLFKSSSKENVQETQI; this is encoded by the exons ATGCGCCTCGCCACGCTGACCTGCCTTCCCGGCCCTTCCCCCTTCCTCTTTCTATTGGCCCAGCTGCTACTGCGGCTCCTCCTCCCTGGGCCGGAGTTGGTGGGAGCCgcctcctcctgcccctccctgtgcACCTGCTCCAACCAGGCCAGCCGAGTCATCTGCACCAGGCAAAACCTGGAGGATGTGCCCGAAAGCATATCAGTCAACACGCGATACCTCAACCTGCAGGAGAACTCGATACAG GTTATCAAGTCCGACACTTTCAAGCATTTGAGGCACCTTGAGATCCTCCAGCTCTCCAAGAATCACATCCGTCAGATTGAAGTGGGAGCATTCAATGGCCTCCCCAACCTCAACACACTGGAGCTCTTCGACAACCGCCTCACACTGGTGCCATCACATGCCTTTGAGTACCTCAGCAAGCTGCGGGAGCTGTGGCTGCGCAACAACCCCATTGAGACTCTGCCAGGCTATGCCTTCCACCGTGTGCCCTCGCTACGTCGCCTGGACCTCGGTGAGCTCAAGAAGTTGGATTTCATCTCTGACGCAGCCTTTGTGGGCCTCATTAATCTACGCTACCTGAACCTGGGAATGTGTGGGCTGAAGGACATTCCCAAACTGACGGCCCTTGTGCGTTTGGAGGAACTGGAACTGTCGGGAAACAAACTGGAGATCATCCGACCCGGTTCCTTCCAGGGCCTGGTGTCCCTCCGGAAGCTGTGGCTAATGCACTCACAGGTGTCCGTCATTGAGCGCAATGCCTTCGATGACCTGAAAAGCCTGGAAGAGCTTAACCTGTCACATAACTCCCTGCACTCCTTGCCCCATGATCTCTTCACACCCCTTCACCAGCTGGAGAGAGTACACCTTAATCATAACCCATGGATCTGCAACTGTGATGTGCTTTGGCTTAGTTGGTGGTTGAAAGAGACGGTGCCCAGCAACACCACCTGCTGTGCCCGCTGCCATGCTCCTCCATTCTTAAAGGGCAAGTACATTGGAGAGCTTGACCAGAGCCACTTCACCTGCTATGCGCCAGTCATTGTGGAGCCACCAACAGACCTTAATGTCACAGAGGGTATGGCTGCTGAGCTCAAATGTCGCACAAGCACCTCCACAACATCTGTTAACTGGATCACCCCCAATGGCACACTAATGACCCACGGCTCCTACAAGGTGCGGATATCCGTCCTGCACGATGGCACACTCAACTTCACGAATGTCACTCTGCGAGATACGGGCCAGTATACCTGTATGGTCACCAATGCTGCTGGCAATACCACAGCAACTGCTGTCCTTAATGTCACCGCTGCTGATTCCAGTGTCAACTACACCTACTTCACAACAGTAACAGTGGAAACAGTGGAGACCCCGGGAGAAGAAGATTCTGCACTGGTAGCCATCAATGAGACATTCATCCGTGTTCACCCTGGGCCCACGCCCTCAGGTCACCTGTGGCCAGAAGGTGGTCCAACCACAGCCTCCTCCCTGTCAGTAAGctggacctcctcctctcctcgggCCACCCGACCTACGTTCACTGTGCCCATCACGGAGCCGGGCTTCTCGGGCCTGGATGATGTGATGAAGACCACCAAGATCATCATAGGCTGCTTCGTAGCCATTACCTTCATGGCAGCAGTGATGCTGGTGGTGTTCTACAAGCTGAGGAAGCAGCACCAGCTGCATAAACACCACGGCCCTGCTCGTGCCATCGAGATCATCAATGTGGAGGATGAGCTGGGGGCGGGGGCCAGCGGTCGGGGCAGCGGCATCTCAGGAGGCTCCACAGTGACGCAGAGTGGAAGCAGTGGAATAGGAGGGGGCCAGAGCCTCAGGCTGCACCACCCAGAGATAGTGAACCTGCCAAACCTGGCCCGATCAGAGCACCTCAACCACTACTACAAAACCCATCacttcaacaacaacatgatgAGCCTGGGCATGGGAACAGGCTCTGGCGTGggcctcaacaacaacaacaacccctcGTCTTGCTCTCAGTCTCAGAACACGTCCATGTCCTGTTCCCAGGTTCCAACCAGTGGAGGAATGGCCACAGGTGGCACCCTGTCCTCCTCTGTGCCCCTGCCCCAGTTGGGTCTCCACAGTTCTCTGAAAGGCCTTATGGGGAAAAGCCAGAAAGAGCCCCTGCTTTTTAAGAGCAGCTCCAAGGAAAATGTGCAAGAGACTCAAATTTGA